Proteins from a genomic interval of Heteronotia binoei isolate CCM8104 ecotype False Entrance Well chromosome 7, APGP_CSIRO_Hbin_v1, whole genome shotgun sequence:
- the LOC132574864 gene encoding mas-related G-protein coupled receptor member H-like, whose protein sequence is MSLMGDIIMLATSGEDYFYNKRPSSSVMTNFSKSLSLVEDGPHDANLYNSTWSSSHNTSSGGPDEDSNSDFAIYIFMLSICITGLVGNGIVIYLLGFHIKRSPFTTYILNLAVADFGFLLFGALTLSLELTGEIYFWGVIIIAYFLIFTYTASQLLLTTISIDRCVSVLFPIWHQCHRPRHLSTIVCALMWALSFLTSGSITLSGLLGHFEAYWIFFSPFIAGSVVFFPLITVSTTILLLKLFCKAQQPRSGKLLTIVLLTLLFYFIFAFPMNAIYTVNYFAGYKYVHLAIYADLCACLNSCVNPVICFLVGKKKMGQRSKSLKFLLQRAFQEEEEHREECGTTALTSL, encoded by the coding sequence GACTATTTCTATAACAAAAGGCCAAGTTCGTCTGTAATGACCAATTTCAGCAAATCGTTGTCTCTTGTGGAAGACGGACCGCACGATGCTAATCTGTACAACAGCACTTGGTCATCAAGCCATAATACCTCCAGCGGTGGACCGGATGAGGATTCCAATTCTGATTTCGCTATCTACATCTTCATGTTAAGTATTTGCATCACTGGACTGGTGGGGAACGGGATTGTCATCTATCTTCTCGGCTTCCACATTAAAAGGAGCCCTTTCACGACGTACATCCTGAACTTGGCTGTTGCTGACTTTGGGTTCCTTCTGTTTGGGGCTCTGACCTTAAGTTTAGAACTAACAGGCGAAATCTATTTCTGGGGAGTAATAATAATTGCATACTTTTTGATATTCACGTATACTGCGAGTCAACTTCTATTGACAACCATCAGCATCGACAGGTGCGTGTCGGTCCTCTTCCCAATCTGGCATCAATGCCACCGGCCACGACACCTGTCCACCATTGTGTGTGCTCTAATGTGGGCTCTCTCCTTCCTGACCTCAGGAAGTATAACACTTTCAGGCCTTTTGGGACATTTTGAGGCATACTGGATATTTTTCTCTCCTTTTATTGCAGGTTCTGTTGTCTTCTTCCCTCTGATCACTGTCTCCACCACCATTCTGTTGCTCAAACTGTTCTGTAAAGCACAGCAGCCTCGGAGCGGAAAGCTTCTAACCATCGTATTATTAACTCTCCTTTTTTACTTCATCTTTGCTTTCCCCATGAATGCTATCTACACAGTCAATTATTTTGCTGGTTATAAATACGTACATCTAGCAATATATGCCGACTTATGCGCCTGCCTCAACAGCTGTGTCAACCCGGTGATCTGTTTCCtggttgggaagaagaagatgggtCAACGAAGTAAGAGCCTGAAGTTCCTGCTCCAAAGGGCTttccaggaggaggaagagcacaGAGAGGAATGTGGCACCACAGCCCTGACATcactatag